The following coding sequences are from one Candidatus Borkfalkia ceftriaxoniphila window:
- a CDS encoding STAS domain-containing protein (This anti-anti-sigma factor, or anti-sigma factor antagonist, belongs to a family that includes characterized members SpoIIAA, RsbV, RsfA, and RsfB.), with the protein MNISSQKQGADLYIYLSGELDEYNASLVRDKVDALIDANISSERVIVNLAGVKFMDSTGIGFLIGRYKKLKRCSTPMYIQEPNLNADKILNISGIYSLIPKL; encoded by the coding sequence ATGAACATTTCTTCTCAAAAGCAGGGCGCAGATCTATACATATACCTTTCGGGAGAACTGGACGAATACAACGCCTCTCTCGTTCGGGATAAAGTGGACGCGCTGATCGATGCAAATATTTCTTCGGAACGGGTTATCGTCAATCTCGCCGGCGTCAAATTTATGGATTCCACGGGCATCGGATTTCTGATAGGCCGATACAAAAAGTTGAAACGCTGTTCCACGCCCATGTATATTCAGGAACCAAATTTAAACGCGGATAAAATTCTCAATATCAGCGGCATATATTCCCTGATCCCCAAACTATAA
- a CDS encoding SigB/SigF/SigG family RNA polymerase sigma factor: MLSDEKTLEYIRAAKEGDSFAKEELITHNTSLIKSIVKRYLNKGVDYDDLFQLASMGLLKAITGFDESYGVKFSTYAVPMIAGEIKRFMRDDGSIKVSRAIKFAAKNMNRYIEDFSAAHGRAPTVKEISKEFGVEESEVVFTLGSTRMPLSIYDQNDYKDEKSRELLDKLPAVDNQEEMVEKMQLKTALEKLPEREKKIIMLRYFRDMTQSEVAEVIGVSQVQISRIENKIVSDMKKQLSC, encoded by the coding sequence ATGCTGAGTGACGAAAAGACGCTCGAATATATACGTGCGGCGAAAGAGGGCGACTCTTTTGCCAAAGAAGAACTGATCACGCACAATACTTCGCTTATCAAGAGTATCGTCAAGCGTTATCTGAATAAGGGTGTCGACTACGACGATCTGTTTCAACTTGCGAGCATGGGGCTTTTGAAGGCGATCACGGGCTTCGACGAGAGTTACGGCGTCAAATTTTCAACCTATGCCGTGCCGATGATCGCGGGCGAGATCAAGCGTTTCATGCGCGACGACGGCTCGATCAAAGTATCCCGCGCGATCAAATTCGCGGCAAAAAACATGAACCGCTATATCGAGGATTTTTCCGCAGCGCACGGCAGGGCGCCTACCGTCAAAGAAATATCCAAGGAATTCGGCGTGGAAGAGAGCGAGGTCGTATTCACGCTCGGTTCCACGCGCATGCCGCTTTCCATCTACGATCAGAACGACTATAAGGACGAAAAATCGCGCGAACTTCTCGATAAACTGCCCGCCGTGGACAATCAGGAAGAGATGGTGGAAAAAATGCAGTTGAAAACCGCTTTGGAAAAACTTCCCGAGCGCGAGAAAAAGATCATCATGCTGCGGTATTTCCGCGATATGACGCAGAGCGAGGTCGCCGAAGTGATCGGCGTTTCGCAGGTGCAGATCTCGCGGATCGAAAACAAAATCGTAAGCGACATGAAAAAACAACTCAGTTGTTGA
- a CDS encoding LacI family DNA-binding transcriptional regulator translates to MVNIKDVAKKAGVSMMTVSRVINDNGAVSAETRKKVEQAVKDLDYIPNQIAKSLVNASSRTVGVLFSNIFNPVYSSIISGIESRAHESGYNIIISNATDYQSSVQALNMLVSKMIDGLIILPVEPKGMNNGLSSKHALGEMWQFYEDLKNLLARRNLPCVVIDIDINSDLVEYVCHDYTKAARIGIQYLIGAGFRKIFQINSELKEGLWKDRQDVYEKEMRAAGLESEIRVEYCANSTEDSFDLVRRLLENGDVPEAFYCANDILAIGAMQAIHSCSMSIPKDISVMGNDGIYVGEMIIPALTTVDIDSLKVGERAMEACHNFIEGRRTKHKILIEPRLLRRKSVTEKTQGNIV, encoded by the coding sequence GTGGTCAATATCAAAGACGTGGCAAAAAAGGCGGGCGTTTCGATGATGACGGTTTCCAGAGTCATCAACGACAACGGCGCGGTCAGCGCCGAAACCCGCAAAAAAGTAGAGCAGGCGGTCAAAGATCTGGATTACATTCCCAATCAGATCGCCAAAAGCCTGGTCAACGCTTCGTCCCGAACGGTCGGGGTCCTGTTTTCAAACATTTTTAACCCCGTCTATTCGAGCATTATTTCCGGTATCGAGAGCCGCGCGCACGAGAGCGGATACAATATCATCATCAGCAACGCGACCGATTATCAATCGTCCGTGCAGGCGCTCAATATGCTGGTCAGCAAGATGATTGACGGTCTGATCATTCTTCCCGTCGAGCCCAAGGGAATGAATAACGGACTTTCGTCCAAACATGCTTTGGGAGAAATGTGGCAGTTTTACGAGGATTTGAAAAATCTGCTCGCCCGCAGGAATCTGCCTTGCGTGGTCATTGACATCGATATCAACAGCGATCTGGTCGAATACGTCTGCCACGATTATACAAAGGCGGCGCGCATAGGCATTCAATATTTGATCGGCGCGGGTTTCCGCAAGATTTTTCAGATCAACAGCGAACTCAAAGAGGGACTGTGGAAAGACAGACAGGACGTTTATGAAAAGGAAATGCGTGCAGCGGGACTTGAATCGGAGATCCGCGTAGAATATTGCGCCAATTCGACCGAGGACTCGTTTGATCTGGTGCGGCGGCTTTTGGAAAACGGAGACGTTCCCGAGGCATTTTACTGCGCCAACGATATTCTGGCGATCGGCGCCATGCAGGCGATCCATTCCTGTTCCATGAGCATCCCCAAAGATATTTCCGTCATGGGCAACGACGGGATATATGTGGGGGAAATGATCATCCCCGCGTTGACGACCGTGGATATCGACAGTCTGAAAGTGGGGGAGCGGGCGATGGAAGCGTGTCACAATTTTATCGAGGGAAGAAGAACAAAACATAAAATATTGATCGAACCGCGCCTTCTGCGGCGCAAATCGGTAACGGAAAAAACGCAAGGAAATATTGTATGA
- a CDS encoding InlB B-repeat-containing protein gives MLKKTIVLILSIILCVACVSIMVACNSNKKTSGDTSHIAPSTDEPGTDDPITEEPDTDTSDTDEPSIDDLSVIIEGFSFDNENGYISVPNSQEVFTFNELVKVNPDSTWELSLDIYGLLPITTNTIQLSVGDNYVYLLVTSEISESSRLYTLNVRRHPVYTITFDTFGGTIIENKYVEENQLCPTPNAPQKEGYSFIGWDYDLSCPITDNIEVNAEWEANTYKVYYNYEGGSYSDNRTYDEVTFDSEYQLIIQRVKGIPFWDGLQIMGKMKCAYQMKKVFHFRHIAKQIQ, from the coding sequence ATGTTAAAAAAGACAATAGTTCTCATATTAAGTATAATTCTATGTGTTGCCTGTGTTAGCATTATGGTTGCTTGCAATAGCAACAAAAAAACAAGTGGCGATACCTCTCATATAGCCCCCAGTACAGATGAACCTGGCACAGATGATCCTATCACTGAAGAACCTGATACGGATACATCCGATACGGATGAGCCTAGTATTGATGATTTATCGGTAATTATTGAAGGGTTTTCCTTTGATAATGAAAATGGATATATTTCTGTTCCCAATTCTCAAGAGGTTTTTACTTTTAATGAATTAGTTAAAGTTAATCCTGACTCTACTTGGGAGTTAAGTCTTGATATTTATGGCTTATTGCCTATAACGACAAATACAATACAATTATCCGTTGGCGATAATTATGTCTATTTGCTGGTTACATCTGAAATCAGCGAAAGTTCACGTTTATATACATTAAATGTAAGAAGACATCCTGTATATACGATAACTTTTGACACGTTCGGCGGTACAATAATTGAGAACAAATATGTTGAAGAAAATCAGTTGTGCCCCACTCCCAATGCGCCTCAAAAAGAAGGGTATTCATTTATCGGTTGGGATTATGACTTGTCATGTCCTATCACTGACAATATAGAAGTCAATGCAGAATGGGAAGCAAATACATATAAAGTTTATTACAATTATGAGGGTGGTTCTTATAGTGATAATAGAACTTATGACGAAGTGACATTTGACAGCGAATATCAACTCATCATACAACGCGTCAAGGGTATACCTTTTTGGGATGGTTTGCAAATAATGGGGAAGATGAAGTGTGCATATCAGATGAAAAAGGTGTTTCACTTTCGCCATATAGCAAAACAGATTCAATAA
- a CDS encoding SpoVA/SpoVAEb family sporulation membrane protein — protein sequence MNQYLEIILMFVKAFLVGGAICLIAQVIINFTKLTAGKILVYFMLAGVVLQALGLYQYLVDFAGAGATVPISGFGYLLANGAIRGAQKGLFYAVTGSLAAASAGVTAAVVFAFIFALIFKSHSKKN from the coding sequence ATGAATCAATATCTGGAAATCATACTCATGTTTGTCAAAGCGTTTCTCGTAGGGGGCGCGATCTGTCTGATCGCGCAGGTGATCATCAATTTCACCAAACTGACCGCGGGGAAGATTTTAGTGTACTTCATGCTGGCGGGCGTGGTTTTGCAGGCGCTCGGGCTGTATCAGTATCTCGTGGATTTCGCGGGCGCGGGCGCGACCGTCCCCATTTCGGGCTTCGGTTATCTGCTGGCGAACGGCGCCATCCGCGGCGCGCAGAAAGGTCTGTTTTACGCGGTCACGGGTTCGCTCGCGGCGGCGAGCGCGGGCGTCACTGCAGCGGTCGTCTTCGCGTTTATCTTTGCGCTCATCTTCAAATCGCACAGCAAAAAGAACTGA
- the spoIIAB gene encoding anti-sigma F factor, giving the protein MKNHMKLEFLSVSENEPFARNTIAAFCLSLNPTLDELSDIKTAVSEAVTNCIVHAYKGGTGTVTIECETDGNALHIQITDNGKGIEDVPRALEPFYTTLSDEERSGMGFTIMQTFMNDFRVQSKKGTGTTVFMSKYFNRNDGTDELADAE; this is encoded by the coding sequence ATGAAAAATCATATGAAACTTGAATTTTTATCCGTTTCCGAAAACGAACCTTTTGCCCGCAATACCATCGCCGCATTCTGCCTTTCGCTCAATCCCACGCTCGACGAACTTTCCGATATCAAGACCGCCGTCAGCGAGGCGGTGACCAACTGTATCGTTCACGCGTACAAAGGGGGAACGGGCACCGTCACCATCGAATGCGAAACGGACGGAAACGCCCTACATATTCAAATAACCGACAACGGCAAGGGGATCGAGGACGTGCCGCGCGCGCTCGAACCCTTTTATACCACACTGTCGGATGAGGAGCGTTCGGGAATGGGATTTACGATCATGCAGACGTTTATGAACGATTTTCGCGTACAGTCGAAAAAAGGTACGGGAACCACCGTTTTTATGTCCAAGTATTTCAACCGTAATGACGGGACGGATGAACTCGCCGATGCTGAGTGA
- a CDS encoding amidophosphoribosyltransferase, with protein sequence MSGFFGVVSKKDCVFDLFFGTDYHSHLGTRRGGLAVYGNGAFNRAIHNIENSPFRTKFERDFEEMKGNAGIGCISDNEPQPLLVRSHLGNFAIVTVGRINNIEQLVKQAFAEGATHFLEMSGGSINATELTAALINRKATIAEGIRYAQSVIEGSMSILILVPEGIYAARDKMGRTPVALGKKANAHCVAFESFSYLNLGYTHDRELGPGEIDFLTAEGVEVIAPPCGTTKICTFLWVYYGYPASSYEGLNVEKMRYNCGDMLARRDDAIVADSVAGLPDSGTPHAIGYANRSKLPLARPFVKYTHTWPRSFMPQNQSRRDLIAHMKLIPIDDMIRGKKLVLIDDSLVRGTQIRGITDFLYHNGAKEVHIRLACPPLLYGCPYLNFSRSSSSLELIARRKIAELEGENNEERVSAYTNPDSAEYETMVESIRRELKFDSLKYHRLDDMLASTGLPACKFCTHCWNGKD encoded by the coding sequence TTGAGCGGATTTTTCGGCGTAGTATCCAAAAAAGATTGCGTATTCGATTTGTTTTTCGGAACGGATTACCATTCGCACCTCGGCACGAGGCGCGGCGGCTTGGCCGTTTACGGCAACGGGGCGTTTAACCGCGCCATTCACAATATCGAGAACTCTCCCTTCCGTACCAAATTCGAACGGGATTTCGAGGAAATGAAGGGAAACGCGGGCATCGGCTGTATATCCGACAACGAGCCGCAGCCCCTATTGGTTCGTTCGCATCTCGGCAATTTCGCCATCGTGACAGTGGGGCGCATCAACAATATCGAACAACTCGTCAAACAGGCGTTCGCGGAAGGCGCGACGCATTTTCTTGAAATGAGCGGCGGCAGCATCAACGCGACCGAACTGACGGCTGCGCTCATTAACCGCAAAGCGACCATCGCGGAAGGCATCCGCTATGCGCAGAGCGTTATCGAAGGTTCGATGTCCATTCTCATTTTAGTTCCCGAAGGCATTTACGCCGCGCGAGATAAGATGGGAAGAACGCCCGTCGCGCTCGGAAAAAAGGCGAACGCGCACTGCGTCGCGTTCGAATCTTTCTCCTATCTCAATCTCGGCTATACGCACGATCGCGAACTCGGCCCCGGCGAGATCGACTTTCTCACGGCGGAGGGCGTCGAGGTCATCGCCCCGCCCTGCGGCACCACGAAGATCTGTACTTTCTTATGGGTCTATTACGGCTATCCCGCCTCTTCCTACGAGGGGCTGAACGTGGAAAAAATGCGTTATAACTGCGGCGATATGCTGGCGCGGCGCGACGACGCGATCGTCGCGGACAGTGTCGCGGGGCTGCCCGATTCGGGAACGCCGCACGCGATCGGCTACGCGAACCGTTCCAAACTGCCCTTGGCGCGCCCCTTCGTCAAATATACGCATACCTGGCCGCGCTCCTTTATGCCGCAGAATCAGAGCAGACGCGATCTGATCGCGCATATGAAACTCATTCCCATCGACGACATGATCCGCGGCAAAAAACTCGTTCTCATCGACGATTCGCTGGTACGCGGGACGCAGATCCGCGGCATCACAGATTTTCTCTATCATAACGGCGCGAAAGAAGTGCATATCCGCCTCGCCTGCCCGCCGCTTTTGTACGGCTGCCCCTATCTGAATTTTTCCCGCTCCTCCTCATCGCTCGAGCTGATCGCGCGGCGCAAGATCGCCGAACTGGAAGGCGAAAACAACGAAGAAAGAGTTTCCGCTTACACAAACCCCGATTCCGCGGAATACGAAACGATGGTCGAATCCATCCGCCGCGAACTGAAATTCGATTCGCTGAAATATCATCGCCTCGACGATATGCTCGCATCCACGGGACTTCCCGCCTGCAAATTCTGCACACACTGCTGGAACGGCAAAGACTGA
- a CDS encoding SGNH/GDSL hydrolase family protein → MKKFFAVILSMLLTAATCAGCAPKEQKKYGEEEMRTPFWTQDTMYNESVLLTRGKDERLAQGNLAFEPKGRVKITDPLMQIVYEEGKDFTMEGRTIRATENTSMPWLEEKVLFGIDMPEGKGLSTQPVSEAGAAKGYESVLYTESAFLIENQVLVTYDYDRREFDSKVIPAYQGEKLPNTLQKLQNKETVDIIAFGDSISTGCNSTGGGLQSVYDDTYPGNSVYLPFDRAPYTPTFPEMFASGLAAHYGAETTIFGAAMGGQTSDWGAKNAARRVVNPDMGYDPDLVTITFGMNDATLSVPLDTFEENMLKIIDDIRAASSKQVEFILIGTMLANPDAVQCTNQEAYWPILQKVADAREGVAAVDMGGMHAFFLQHKNFQDMIANNINHPNDFLIRMYAMNLLATLIDYQA, encoded by the coding sequence ATGAAAAAATTTTTTGCGGTAATTTTGTCGATGCTGTTGACTGCGGCGACATGTGCGGGATGCGCGCCGAAAGAACAAAAAAAATACGGCGAGGAAGAAATGAGAACTCCGTTTTGGACGCAGGATACCATGTACAACGAATCTGTCCTTTTAACGCGGGGCAAGGACGAGCGTCTCGCGCAGGGAAATCTGGCTTTCGAGCCGAAAGGGCGCGTGAAAATCACCGATCCTCTCATGCAGATAGTTTATGAAGAAGGGAAAGATTTCACGATGGAAGGCAGGACGATCCGCGCGACGGAAAATACTTCCATGCCATGGCTGGAAGAAAAAGTGCTTTTCGGCATCGATATGCCCGAAGGTAAAGGGCTTTCGACACAGCCCGTATCCGAGGCAGGCGCGGCGAAAGGATACGAAAGCGTTCTCTATACCGAAAGCGCCTTTTTGATTGAAAATCAGGTGCTTGTCACATACGATTACGACCGCCGAGAATTCGATTCAAAAGTCATACCCGCCTATCAGGGCGAAAAACTTCCGAATACCTTGCAAAAACTGCAAAACAAGGAAACGGTGGATATCATCGCTTTCGGCGACAGTATTTCCACGGGCTGCAATTCGACGGGCGGAGGTCTGCAATCTGTGTATGACGATACCTATCCAGGCAATTCCGTTTATCTGCCTTTCGACCGCGCGCCGTACACGCCTACGTTCCCCGAAATGTTTGCGAGCGGTCTGGCTGCACATTACGGTGCGGAAACTACGATATTCGGCGCGGCGATGGGCGGGCAGACGAGCGACTGGGGAGCGAAAAATGCCGCGCGCCGTGTCGTCAATCCCGATATGGGATACGATCCCGACCTCGTCACCATAACGTTCGGCATGAACGACGCTACTTTGAGCGTGCCCTTGGATACGTTTGAAGAGAATATGTTGAAGATCATCGACGACATCCGCGCCGCTTCCTCGAAACAGGTGGAATTCATTCTTATCGGCACTATGCTCGCCAATCCCGACGCTGTACAATGCACGAATCAGGAGGCGTATTGGCCGATCCTGCAAAAGGTTGCGGATGCACGGGAGGGCGTCGCAGCGGTGGACATGGGCGGTATGCACGCGTTCTTTTTACAGCACAAAAATTTTCAGGATATGATCGCGAACAATATCAATCATCCCAACGATTTTTTGATCCGTATGTACGCGATGAATTTACTGGCAACTTTGATCGACTATCAAGCGTAA
- the spoVAD gene encoding stage V sporulation protein AD, with amino-acid sequence MQGHTIYFDNRPKIIATATVAGPKETEGIVGKYVDLPLNNDMFNEETYEKAERKMLAYAIEKSIQNANLAKEKVDLLISGDLLNQIISASFAARQFGIPFLGVYSACSTMSEAFALSASMVNAGYADTVVAATGSHFSSAERQYRYPLELGCTRPPQSQWTVTGAGSAVISNKGEGVSITAATFGKVVDFGVTDVNNMGAAMAPAAADSLLTHFKDTGLAPEDYDLILTGDLGALGSRILKDLMWEKGVDISANHVDCGEVIYKVIEDEFQGGSGAGCSAVVFNSYIYDKMMRRGEIKKVLFAATGALLSTTSSQQGDSIPCISHAVVLER; translated from the coding sequence ATGCAGGGTCATACCATTTATTTTGATAACAGACCGAAGATCATCGCCACGGCGACGGTCGCGGGACCGAAGGAAACGGAAGGGATCGTGGGTAAATACGTAGATCTTCCGCTCAATAACGATATGTTCAACGAAGAGACGTACGAAAAAGCGGAGCGCAAAATGCTCGCCTATGCCATCGAAAAGAGCATACAGAACGCCAATCTCGCCAAGGAAAAAGTCGATCTTTTGATTTCGGGGGATTTGCTGAACCAGATCATTTCGGCAAGTTTCGCGGCGCGTCAGTTCGGCATTCCCTTTCTGGGCGTGTACAGCGCCTGCTCTACGATGAGCGAGGCGTTCGCGCTGAGCGCTTCCATGGTCAACGCGGGATACGCGGATACGGTCGTCGCCGCGACGGGCAGTCATTTTTCTTCGGCGGAGCGGCAGTACCGCTATCCTTTGGAATTGGGCTGTACGCGTCCCCCGCAGTCGCAGTGGACGGTAACGGGAGCGGGAAGCGCGGTCATTTCAAATAAAGGCGAAGGCGTTTCCATCACTGCCGCCACTTTCGGGAAGGTCGTGGATTTCGGCGTGACCGACGTCAACAATATGGGCGCCGCGATGGCGCCCGCCGCGGCGGACAGCCTTCTCACGCATTTTAAAGATACGGGGCTTGCGCCCGAAGATTACGATCTGATCTTGACGGGCGACCTCGGGGCGCTGGGCAGCCGTATCCTCAAAGATCTGATGTGGGAAAAGGGCGTGGATATTTCCGCCAATCACGTGGACTGCGGCGAGGTCATTTATAAAGTGATCGAAGACGAGTTCCAGGGAGGCAGCGGCGCGGGTTGCAGCGCAGTCGTCTTTAATTCTTATATATATGATAAAATGATGCGACGGGGCGAGATCAAAAAAGTGCTGTTTGCGGCGACAGGCGCGCTTTTATCCACGACGTCCTCGCAGCAGGGGGATTCCATTCCTTGTATCAGTCACGCGGTCGTATTGGAGAGGTAA
- a CDS encoding glycoside hydrolase family 38 N-terminal domain-containing protein, producing MKKLHLLSNAHLDPVWQWRWQEGVGAAITTFSAAADFCEEFENYIFCHNEAILYRWIEENDPALFCRIQKLVAEGKWHIMGGWYLQPDCNMPSGESLIRQIQTGLEYFREKFPTFQKPEVAINFDSFGHTRGLVQILQDAGYRGYVCMRPESADGDRNQIWKGFANSSVIVYRVFAAYNTLLGQVDKKLEPFLARFGDMDEGLFLWGVGNHGGGPSRKDYQIIEELKKKYPQTEIVHSTPEAYWREIEKKRDGFADAGDLNHVNMGCYTSMIRIKQLHQRLENELARAEKMAAHAAMFGAKFDDSAFRRAEEDLMFCEFHDILPGSCIQSAEEDAIVHLSHGIAEAEKIQLKAFFALSGGQPKAESGEYPILVYNPHPFAVRRDVECEFMLADQNWSEEEFYDVSVHCNGEKIPCQLEKESSNLPLDWRKKVVFSIEMQPFSMNRVRVFTQRKPVRPRMLGDISDDLLFDNGELRVRISAKTGLVESIEAGGKQYLEESFSLQVIENYCDPWGFHYDDYQKDLGAFRLLNEQESAAFAAVAKERLSPVRVIEDGEVRTVAESLFGYRSSRAAVRYILPKKGTVVRVQIDLYNNEKDIKLKMRVRTALKDACLKGRTAFGMNVLPQSGGEVVAQDYVVTADAERAVSAIHFGTYGLSTRENELNFTLLNSSAYCAHPIDDRVIMMTDRFGARIDQGERHFEFELNFSSAESRWGQIEKESQIAHQQPYAISYFPTGNGKTCGGMIQISEPSVALTACRPSRNKDALLIRLYNSLDRENETDVILVADGARKTVSFLPYQFKSFLIRDGKWIACNCLEEE from the coding sequence ATGAAGAAATTGCATCTTTTGAGCAACGCGCATCTCGATCCTGTCTGGCAATGGCGCTGGCAGGAGGGCGTGGGCGCGGCGATCACCACTTTTTCCGCCGCGGCGGATTTCTGCGAAGAATTCGAGAATTACATATTCTGCCATAACGAGGCGATCCTGTATCGGTGGATCGAAGAAAACGATCCAGCGTTGTTTTGCCGTATTCAAAAACTGGTGGCGGAAGGCAAGTGGCACATTATGGGCGGTTGGTATTTGCAGCCCGACTGTAATATGCCGTCGGGAGAAAGTCTGATACGCCAGATTCAAACGGGACTGGAATATTTCCGTGAAAAATTCCCGACCTTTCAGAAACCCGAAGTCGCGATCAATTTCGACAGTTTCGGGCATACGAGAGGTTTGGTGCAGATTTTGCAGGACGCGGGATACCGCGGTTACGTCTGTATGCGTCCCGAATCTGCGGACGGCGACCGCAATCAGATATGGAAAGGGTTTGCGAACAGCAGCGTCATCGTCTATCGCGTCTTTGCCGCATATAACACACTCTTGGGGCAGGTAGATAAAAAACTCGAACCTTTTCTGGCTCGTTTCGGCGATATGGATGAAGGGCTGTTCCTGTGGGGAGTAGGAAATCACGGGGGCGGGCCATCCCGAAAAGATTATCAGATCATCGAAGAACTGAAAAAGAAATATCCGCAGACGGAGATCGTCCATTCTACGCCGGAAGCGTATTGGCGGGAGATCGAGAAAAAGAGAGACGGTTTTGCCGACGCGGGGGATCTGAACCACGTAAATATGGGGTGCTATACCTCGATGATCCGCATCAAGCAACTGCATCAGCGTCTGGAAAACGAATTGGCGCGCGCGGAAAAAATGGCTGCGCATGCTGCAATGTTCGGCGCGAAGTTCGATGATTCCGCATTTCGCCGCGCCGAAGAAGATCTGATGTTCTGCGAATTTCACGATATACTGCCCGGCTCTTGTATTCAGAGCGCGGAGGAAGACGCGATCGTGCACCTTTCGCACGGCATTGCGGAAGCGGAGAAAATACAACTGAAAGCGTTTTTCGCACTGTCGGGCGGGCAGCCCAAGGCGGAAAGCGGAGAATATCCGATCCTCGTCTACAACCCGCATCCTTTCGCGGTGCGGCGCGACGTCGAATGCGAATTCATGCTCGCCGACCAGAATTGGAGCGAAGAAGAGTTTTACGACGTAAGCGTGCATTGCAACGGAGAAAAAATTCCCTGTCAGTTGGAAAAAGAGAGCAGCAATCTGCCCTTGGATTGGCGCAAAAAAGTTGTTTTTTCCATCGAAATGCAGCCTTTTTCCATGAACCGTGTGCGCGTGTTTACGCAGCGTAAGCCCGTTCGGCCTCGAATGCTCGGTGATATTTCAGACGATCTGCTCTTTGACAACGGCGAACTTCGCGTCCGTATTTCTGCAAAGACGGGACTCGTCGAATCGATCGAGGCGGGCGGGAAGCAATATCTGGAAGAATCGTTTTCTTTACAGGTGATCGAAAACTACTGCGATCCCTGGGGCTTTCATTACGACGACTATCAGAAAGACCTCGGGGCGTTCAGATTGCTGAACGAGCAGGAATCCGCCGCGTTTGCTGCTGTGGCAAAGGAACGTCTTTCACCTGTGCGCGTGATCGAGGACGGCGAGGTACGCACCGTCGCGGAATCGCTTTTCGGATATCGGAGCAGCCGCGCAGCGGTTCGGTATATCCTGCCTAAAAAGGGGACTGTCGTGCGGGTACAGATCGACTTGTATAACAACGAAAAGGATATCAAACTCAAAATGCGCGTGCGGACAGCGCTCAAAGACGCTTGTCTGAAAGGCCGCACTGCCTTTGGTATGAATGTGTTGCCGCAGTCGGGCGGAGAAGTGGTCGCGCAGGATTACGTCGTCACCGCCGACGCGGAAAGGGCTGTTTCGGCCATTCATTTCGGCACGTACGGATTAAGCACCCGCGAAAACGAATTGAATTTTACGCTATTGAACAGTTCCGCTTATTGCGCGCATCCCATCGACGATCGCGTCATTATGATGACCGACCGTTTCGGAGCCCGTATCGACCAGGGCGAGCGTCATTTCGAATTCGAATTGAATTTTTCGTCTGCCGAGTCGCGTTGGGGACAGATCGAAAAGGAAAGCCAGATCGCGCACCAGCAGCCCTATGCGATCAGCTATTTTCCTACGGGCAACGGAAAGACTTGCGGCGGCATGATTCAAATTTCGGAGCCGTCCGTAGCGTTGACCGCGTGCAGACCTTCGCGGAATAAGGACGCGCTCCTGATCCGTCTGTACAATTCTCTCGATCGGGAAAACGAAACGGACGTGATCCTCGTAGCGGACGGAGCCCGTAAAACCGTATCGTTTTTGCCGTATCAGTTCAAAAGTTTTCTGATCCGAGACGGTAAATGGATCGCTTGCAATTGTCTGGAAGAAGAATGA
- a CDS encoding SpoVA/SpoVAEb family sporulation membrane protein encodes MQKSELKPNQNYLEYVKSFAAPTQHFKTCYRAFIVGGGICCFGQFLRFMFEYWAGLQGDELAGTVSIVLIFCGALLTGLGVYDRIGKNAGAGSIVPITGFANSVASPALEFKTEGYIYGLAAKMFVVAGPIIVFGVLSGSIVGIIYYFIG; translated from the coding sequence ATGCAGAAAAGTGAACTGAAACCCAATCAGAATTATCTCGAATACGTCAAGTCTTTTGCGGCTCCTACCCAGCATTTCAAGACGTGTTACCGCGCCTTTATCGTGGGCGGGGGGATCTGCTGTTTCGGTCAGTTTCTCCGCTTTATGTTCGAATACTGGGCGGGATTGCAGGGCGATGAACTTGCGGGCACCGTTTCCATCGTTCTCATCTTCTGCGGCGCGCTCTTGACCGGCCTGGGCGTGTACGACCGTATCGGGAAAAACGCGGGCGCGGGTTCGATCGTGCCCATTACGGGGTTTGCCAACAGCGTGGCATCTCCCGCTTTGGAATTCAAAACGGAAGGCTATATCTACGGACTTGCCGCGAAAATGTTCGTCGTGGCGGGCCCCATCATCGTTTTCGGCGTTCTTTCGGGCTCGATCGTCGGCATTATCTATTATTTTATCGGGTAA